The Micromonospora sp. NBC_01740 genome includes a window with the following:
- the hpt gene encoding hypoxanthine phosphoribosyltransferase — MADGSWYDADIDHVIISEAQIREKTAELAKQVSADYADVDDGLLLVCVLKGAVMFMADFARALGRSGPPAELDFMAISSYGQGTTSSGVVRILKDLDRDIAGRHVVVVEDIVDSGLTLSWLLRYLESRSAASVEVVALFRKPDAVKVPVPVKYVGFDIPTEFVVGYGLDFGERYRELPYVGVLKPEVYART; from the coding sequence ATGGCTGACGGCTCCTGGTACGACGCCGACATCGACCACGTGATCATCTCCGAGGCGCAGATCCGCGAGAAGACCGCGGAACTCGCCAAGCAGGTGTCGGCGGACTACGCCGACGTCGATGACGGGCTCCTGCTGGTCTGCGTCCTCAAGGGCGCGGTGATGTTCATGGCCGACTTCGCCCGGGCGCTGGGCCGCAGCGGGCCGCCCGCCGAGCTGGACTTCATGGCCATCTCCTCCTACGGCCAGGGCACCACCTCCTCCGGCGTGGTCCGCATCCTCAAGGACCTCGACCGGGACATCGCCGGCCGGCACGTGGTCGTGGTCGAGGACATCGTCGACTCCGGCCTGACCCTGTCCTGGCTGCTGCGCTACCTGGAGTCCCGCTCGGCCGCGAGCGTCGAGGTGGTGGCGCTGTTCCGCAAGCCGGACGCGGTCAAGGTGCCGGTGCCGGTGAAGTACGTCGGCTTCGACATCCCGACCGAGTTCGTCGTCGGCTACGGCCTCGACTTCGGCGAGCGCTACCGCGAGCTGCCCTACGTCGGGGTGCTCAAGCCCGAGGTGTACGCCCGCACCTGA
- the tilS gene encoding tRNA lysidine(34) synthetase TilS produces the protein MAALAPPVAAIRVAVRRALADLPPRGPVLVACSGGADSLALAAATAFVAPRLGRAAGLVTVDHGLQEGSARRAAAVVTWAREVGLAPVESVRVEVAGRPGGPEAAAREARYLALAEVAGRLGATALLTGHTRDDQAETVLLALARGAGPRGLAGMPARRDLDGVPLLRPLLEVGREQTRTACAVLGLNPWEDPHNADPSYARARVRADLLPALVRALGPGVLDNLARTARLVAADNAVLDELADAALADVRHPDGGLAVRALAELPPAVRGRVLHAWARELGASPAALSHRHVTALDTLVTGWRGQGAAHLPGGLRVLRRDGRLAAIGSR, from the coding sequence GTGGCCGCGCTCGCCCCGCCGGTGGCCGCGATCCGGGTCGCGGTCCGCCGGGCGCTGGCCGACCTGCCGCCCAGAGGGCCGGTGCTGGTCGCCTGCTCGGGCGGCGCGGACTCGCTCGCGCTGGCCGCCGCCACCGCGTTCGTGGCGCCTCGGCTGGGTCGCGCCGCCGGCCTGGTGACGGTCGACCACGGCCTCCAGGAGGGCTCGGCGCGGCGGGCCGCGGCGGTGGTGACCTGGGCCCGCGAGGTCGGCCTGGCCCCGGTCGAGTCGGTGCGGGTGGAGGTGGCCGGGCGCCCGGGCGGGCCCGAGGCGGCCGCCCGGGAGGCGCGCTACCTGGCGCTCGCCGAGGTGGCCGGCCGGCTCGGGGCGACGGCCCTGCTCACCGGGCACACCCGCGACGACCAGGCGGAGACCGTGCTGCTCGCGCTCGCCCGGGGCGCCGGCCCGCGCGGGCTGGCCGGGATGCCCGCCCGACGGGACCTCGACGGGGTGCCGCTGCTGCGCCCGCTGCTGGAGGTCGGCCGGGAGCAGACCCGCACGGCGTGCGCGGTGCTCGGGCTGAACCCCTGGGAGGACCCGCACAACGCCGACCCGTCGTACGCCCGGGCCCGGGTCCGGGCCGACCTGCTGCCCGCCCTGGTCCGCGCGCTCGGGCCGGGGGTGCTGGACAACCTGGCCCGGACCGCCCGGCTGGTGGCGGCGGACAACGCCGTCCTCGACGAGCTGGCCGACGCCGCGCTGGCCGACGTCCGCCATCCCGACGGCGGGCTCGCGGTGCGGGCGCTGGCCGAGCTCCCGCCGGCGGTACGCGGCCGGGTGCTGCACGCCTGGGCCCGGGAGTTGGGCGCCTCGCCCGCCGCCCTGTCGCACCGGCACGTGACCGCGCTGGACACGCTGGTGACCGGCTGGCGGGGGCAGGGGGCGGCGCACCTGCCGGGCGGGCTGCGGGTGCTGCGCCGCGACGGCCGGCTCGCCGCCATCGGCTCCCGCTGA
- a CDS encoding GlxA family transcriptional regulator has protein sequence MLRSVAVLALDQVATFELGVLAEVFGTDRTADGFPDHRFHVCSPDGAPVRTSSGFHLTPHADLGPMEEADLVAVPAHHGTVVPGTVLAALRRAADRGAYVFSVCSGAFVLGEAGLLDGRECTTHWRYVDELQRRHPTARVRCNSLYVQDGRLLTSAGTAAGIDACLHLIRQEHGSATATRLARRMVVPPHRDGGQAQYIEAPIPETPEAPTLEPVLEWLMGHLDRPVTVDELAARAEMSPRTFARRFRAETGTTPHDWLTNQRVLLARRLLEETGLSVEAVADRAGFGDSAALRHHFARRVGATPHTYRTTFRERVEA, from the coding sequence ATGCTCAGATCGGTCGCCGTCCTCGCCCTGGACCAGGTCGCCACGTTCGAGCTCGGGGTCCTCGCCGAGGTCTTCGGGACCGACCGCACCGCCGACGGGTTCCCCGACCACCGCTTCCACGTGTGCAGCCCCGACGGGGCCCCGGTGCGCACCTCGTCGGGCTTCCACCTGACCCCGCACGCCGACCTCGGCCCGATGGAGGAGGCCGACCTGGTCGCCGTCCCGGCCCATCACGGCACCGTCGTGCCCGGCACGGTGCTCGCCGCGCTGCGCCGCGCCGCCGACCGGGGGGCGTACGTGTTCAGTGTCTGCTCCGGCGCGTTCGTGCTGGGCGAGGCCGGCCTGCTCGACGGCCGGGAGTGCACCACCCACTGGCGGTACGTCGACGAACTGCAACGCCGCCACCCGACCGCCAGGGTCCGCTGCAACTCGCTCTACGTGCAGGACGGCCGGCTGCTCACCAGCGCCGGCACGGCCGCCGGCATCGACGCCTGCCTGCACCTGATCCGCCAGGAGCACGGCTCGGCGACGGCCACCCGGCTGGCCCGCCGGATGGTGGTGCCCCCGCACCGCGACGGCGGACAGGCGCAGTACATCGAGGCACCCATCCCCGAGACCCCCGAGGCGCCGACGCTGGAGCCGGTGCTGGAATGGCTGATGGGGCACCTGGACCGCCCGGTCACCGTCGACGAGCTGGCCGCGCGGGCGGAGATGTCGCCGCGCACGTTCGCCCGGCGGTTCCGCGCCGAGACCGGCACCACGCCGCACGACTGGCTGACCAACCAGCGGGTGCTGCTGGCCCGGCGGCTGCTGGAGGAGACCGGGCTCAGCGTCGAGGCCGTCGCCGACCGGGCCGGCTTCGGCGACTCGGCGGCGCTGCGGCACCACTTCGCCCGCCGGGTCGGCGCCACGCCCCACACCTACCGGACCACGTTCCGCGAACGCGTGGAGGCCTGA
- a CDS encoding gamma-glutamyltransferase family protein, whose product MAYPRQPLFAPHGAVATSQPLAAAAGLAVLRRGGNAVDAALATAITLTVVQPPSNDIGGDLFAIVWDGERLHGLNASGRSPAALTRELVLAATGGSGAAPVDALGGAQRAGPAMPARGWLPVTVPGAPAGWRDLHDRFGSLPFADLFADAIGYAEHGHPVSPGVSGIWSRALAAPGPTGAEFAEFDRVFAPGGRAPRAGERWRNPDAARTLRLIADTGAEDFYRGGIAEALAAHAARTGGLITGDDLARHASTWVTPVSARYRGHEVWELPPNGQGLAALLALHILDGADLAGLSLAERLHRQIEAMKLGFADAHAHVADPERVPVPTEALLSPAYAAARRALISERAGEPTAGDPERGGTVYLCTADAGGMMVSLIQSTYLAFGSRVVLPGHGFALQNRGLGFRLDPAHPNVVGPAKRPYHTIIPGFLTRDGRPVGPFGVMGGHMQPQGHVQLVSATLDGGLDPQAALDAPRWYWHAGRSVLVESELVATAEGRAAVDELRARGHEIAVAEEPGVFGHGQAIWRLPDGGYVVGSEPRVGGGMLGW is encoded by the coding sequence ATGGCGTACCCCCGACAGCCGCTCTTCGCGCCGCACGGCGCGGTGGCGACGAGCCAGCCGCTGGCCGCGGCGGCCGGCCTGGCCGTGCTGCGACGCGGCGGCAACGCCGTCGACGCGGCCCTCGCCACCGCGATCACCCTGACCGTGGTGCAGCCCCCGTCCAACGACATCGGCGGTGACCTGTTCGCGATCGTCTGGGACGGCGAGCGGCTGCACGGCCTCAACGCCTCCGGCCGGTCCCCGGCGGCCCTGACCCGCGAGCTGGTGCTCGCCGCGACCGGGGGGTCCGGCGCGGCCCCGGTCGACGCCCTGGGCGGCGCGCAGCGGGCCGGGCCGGCGATGCCCGCCCGGGGCTGGCTGCCGGTGACCGTCCCCGGCGCCCCGGCCGGTTGGCGCGACCTGCACGACCGGTTCGGCTCGCTGCCCTTCGCGGATCTCTTCGCCGACGCGATCGGCTACGCCGAGCACGGTCATCCGGTCTCCCCCGGCGTGTCGGGGATCTGGTCACGTGCGCTCGCCGCACCCGGCCCGACCGGCGCGGAGTTCGCCGAGTTCGACCGCGTGTTCGCGCCCGGCGGCCGGGCGCCCCGGGCCGGGGAGCGCTGGCGCAACCCGGACGCGGCGCGGACCCTGCGGCTGATCGCCGACACCGGGGCGGAGGACTTCTACCGGGGCGGGATCGCGGAGGCGCTGGCCGCGCACGCGGCCCGCACCGGCGGCCTGATCACCGGCGACGACCTGGCCCGGCACGCCTCGACGTGGGTGACCCCGGTGTCCGCCCGCTACCGGGGCCACGAGGTCTGGGAGTTGCCGCCCAACGGGCAGGGCCTGGCGGCGCTGCTGGCGCTGCACATCCTCGACGGGGCCGACCTCGCCGGGCTGTCGCTCGCCGAGCGGCTGCACCGGCAGATCGAGGCGATGAAGCTCGGCTTCGCCGACGCGCACGCCCACGTCGCCGACCCGGAGCGGGTGCCGGTGCCGACGGAGGCGCTGCTCTCGCCGGCGTACGCGGCGGCCCGCCGCGCGCTGATCAGCGAGCGGGCGGGGGAGCCGACGGCCGGCGACCCGGAGCGCGGCGGCACGGTCTATCTCTGCACCGCCGACGCCGGCGGCATGATGGTCAGCCTGATCCAGTCGACCTACCTGGCGTTCGGCTCCCGCGTGGTGCTGCCCGGGCACGGCTTCGCCCTGCAGAACCGGGGGCTCGGGTTCCGCCTCGACCCCGCCCACCCCAACGTGGTGGGGCCGGCGAAGCGGCCCTACCACACGATCATCCCCGGCTTCCTCACCCGCGATGGGCGGCCGGTGGGCCCGTTCGGGGTGATGGGCGGGCACATGCAGCCGCAGGGGCACGTGCAGCTCGTCTCGGCGACCCTGGACGGCGGGCTCGACCCGCAGGCGGCGCTGGACGCACCGCGCTGGTACTGGCACGCCGGCCGGTCGGTGCTGGTCGAGTCGGAGCTGGTCGCCACTGCCGAGGGGCGGGCCGCGGTCGACGAGCTGCGGGCCCGGGGGCACGAGATCGCCGTCGCGGAGGAGCCGGGGGTCTTCGGGCACGGGCAGGCGATCTGGCGACTGCCGGACGGCGGCTACGTCGTCGGCTCGGAGCCCCGGGTGGGCGGGGGGATGCTCGGCTGGTGA
- a CDS encoding inorganic diphosphatase — translation MDFDVTVEIPKGHRNKYEVDHATGRIRLDRTLFTSTQYPADYGFIEGTLGEDGDPLDALVLVPEPTFPGCLIRCRTIGMFRMTDEKGGDDKVLCVPYEDPRQEHLRDIHHLGEFDRLEIQHFFEVYKDLEPGKSVEGATWVGRIEAEAEIVASYQRARDAEARGESTH, via the coding sequence ATGGATTTCGACGTGACGGTTGAGATCCCCAAGGGTCACCGCAACAAGTACGAGGTCGACCACGCGACCGGCCGGATCCGGCTGGACCGTACCCTCTTCACCTCCACGCAGTACCCGGCCGACTACGGCTTCATCGAGGGGACACTGGGCGAGGACGGCGACCCGCTGGACGCGCTCGTGCTGGTCCCCGAGCCCACCTTCCCGGGCTGCCTGATCCGGTGCCGCACCATCGGCATGTTCCGGATGACGGACGAGAAGGGCGGCGACGACAAGGTCCTCTGCGTGCCCTACGAGGACCCGCGCCAGGAGCACCTGCGCGACATCCACCACCTCGGCGAGTTCGACCGGCTGGAGATCCAGCACTTCTTCGAGGTCTACAAGGACCTGGAGCCCGGCAAGTCGGTCGAGGGCGCCACGTGGGTGGGGCGGATCGAGGCCGAGGCGGAGATCGTGGCGTCGTACCAGCGCGCCCGGGACGCCGAGGCGCGCGGCGAGTCCACGCACTGA
- the dacB gene encoding D-alanyl-D-alanine carboxypeptidase/D-alanyl-D-alanine endopeptidase: MTGPDGPTGPGASAGPGAPGGQPGATGPTGAAGPDASSGSTDLWAAAANRPASGPSGPGGPSGPGGPDGPAVSPAPASRRRRTLPVVLAAVLVLVLAAVGIAVVRPGPVADWLGTEPAERGAAETAAEPAPVAVLAGADANAPMPTPEGVRAALAPLVGVPALGDRVHVSVADVTTGQPLFGRGEDDGTVPASVTKLVTGVTVLAARGPAYRIPTRAVAGASPGEVVIVGGGDPTLAVDKNGFYPGAARLDDLANQVRDALAGTKPTKVTVDSSLYSGPLFEPGWDDDIPTGGYGGAISALMTDGARSDVTRAKKDEAAGNHWAERVSQPDLAAGRAFARLLGVPAGAVARGTAPAGSTPAADAGTTPAAAPGPGAELGRVESLPMVRLVDIMISDSDNIVAEALARQVALARNQPASFAGAGAAMDAVAGELGLPADELTLADGSGLSRSNRISPSLLTDLIALAGDGSRPELAAIFGGLPVADWSGTLADRYETAATKAGAGVVRAKTGTLTKVHAVAGLVSTADGRLLTFAVLTDAVPPDGLTAARGALDQIGAALAGCGCR; the protein is encoded by the coding sequence ATGACCGGTCCTGACGGTCCGACGGGTCCCGGTGCCTCGGCCGGTCCGGGCGCCCCGGGCGGCCAGCCCGGCGCAACGGGCCCGACCGGCGCGGCCGGTCCGGATGCCTCGTCGGGCTCGACCGACCTCTGGGCCGCCGCCGCGAACCGACCCGCCAGCGGTCCATCCGGCCCCGGCGGTCCATCCGGCCCCGGCGGCCCGGACGGCCCCGCCGTGTCGCCCGCGCCGGCCTCTCGCCGCCGCCGGACCCTGCCCGTCGTGCTGGCTGCGGTGCTCGTGCTGGTGCTGGCCGCCGTCGGGATCGCCGTGGTCCGTCCGGGACCGGTGGCGGACTGGCTGGGCACCGAGCCCGCCGAGCGGGGGGCCGCCGAGACGGCGGCGGAACCGGCGCCCGTGGCGGTGCTGGCCGGCGCGGACGCGAACGCCCCGATGCCCACCCCCGAGGGTGTACGCGCCGCGCTCGCCCCCCTCGTCGGCGTGCCCGCCCTCGGCGACCGGGTCCACGTCTCGGTGGCCGACGTGACCACCGGCCAGCCGCTCTTCGGCCGGGGCGAGGACGACGGCACGGTGCCCGCCTCGGTGACCAAGCTGGTCACCGGGGTCACGGTGCTCGCCGCGCGTGGTCCGGCGTACCGCATCCCGACCCGGGCGGTGGCCGGCGCGTCCCCGGGCGAGGTGGTGATCGTCGGCGGCGGGGACCCCACGCTGGCGGTCGACAAGAACGGCTTCTACCCGGGCGCGGCTCGCCTGGACGACCTCGCCAACCAGGTGCGGGACGCCCTCGCCGGCACGAAGCCGACGAAGGTGACGGTCGACTCGTCGCTCTACTCCGGTCCGCTCTTCGAGCCGGGCTGGGACGACGACATCCCCACCGGCGGCTACGGCGGGGCGATCTCGGCGCTGATGACCGACGGGGCCCGCAGCGACGTGACCCGCGCGAAGAAGGACGAGGCGGCCGGCAACCACTGGGCCGAGCGGGTGTCCCAGCCCGACCTCGCGGCCGGCAGGGCCTTCGCCAGGCTGCTCGGCGTGCCGGCCGGTGCGGTTGCCCGCGGCACCGCCCCCGCCGGCTCCACCCCCGCTGCCGACGCGGGCACCACCCCCGCGGCCGCCCCGGGGCCCGGCGCGGAGCTGGGCAGGGTGGAGTCGCTGCCGATGGTCCGGCTGGTCGACATCATGATCAGCGACAGCGACAACATCGTCGCCGAGGCGCTGGCCCGGCAGGTCGCGTTGGCCCGCAACCAGCCGGCCTCGTTCGCCGGCGCCGGGGCGGCGATGGACGCCGTGGCCGGGGAGCTCGGCCTGCCGGCCGACGAACTCACCCTCGCCGACGGTAGTGGCCTGTCGCGCAGCAACCGGATCAGCCCCTCGCTGCTTACCGACCTGATCGCGCTCGCCGGCGACGGCAGCCGCCCCGAGCTGGCCGCGATCTTCGGCGGCCTGCCCGTCGCCGACTGGTCCGGCACCCTCGCCGACCGCTACGAGACGGCGGCGACGAAGGCCGGCGCCGGGGTGGTCCGGGCCAAGACCGGTACCTTGACCAAGGTGCACGCCGTCGCCGGCCTGGTCAGCACTGCCGACGGTCGGCTGCTCACCTTCGCCGTGCTCACCGACGCGGTGCCCCCCGACGGGCTGACGGCCGCCCGGGGGGCGCTGGACCAGATCGGCGCCGCCCTGGCCGGCTGCGGCTGCCGCTGA
- the eccD gene encoding type VII secretion integral membrane protein EccD has protein sequence MTIGLARVTISAPQRRVDVALPEQVPLAELLPEVLRHAGEGLADDGERHGGWVLRRTDGAVLTTAQALLPQGVRDGEVLHLVPARAQWPELEYDDVVEAIADGARRRGGAWSPAATRAAALAGAAVPLAVGLLAVTAGGPAYGSAWPAAAVVALLLTLAGVVASRAHADGAAGATLGGYALPYAAAAGALAVSSGDPVGPVPGLRWVGAPELLAGSVALLLVSVLGLVGVATRLRVFVAGATAGFVGALAALGGLLLSPAGTAAILLCVLVFAVGAVPLLAIRLGKVPLPPITLPTGEPGDADRVRDLPDRDRVYAAVARTEEMLTGMLLGHAVLAVAAAVVLGLSGGTAGRLLVAVAAAVLLLRSRLFVSLRHRVPTVVAGLAGYAVLGAVLVGRSGPTGRLTLVVGGLALALVAVVAGTTYARRPVSPYVGRIADLADTALVVSVVPVACAVLDLYERARGLLG, from the coding sequence ATGACGATCGGGCTGGCCCGGGTCACCATCAGCGCCCCCCAGCGGCGGGTCGACGTCGCACTGCCCGAGCAGGTGCCCCTGGCCGAGCTGCTGCCCGAGGTGCTGCGGCACGCCGGCGAGGGGCTCGCCGACGACGGCGAGCGGCACGGCGGCTGGGTGCTGCGGCGCACCGACGGCGCGGTGCTGACCACCGCCCAGGCCCTGCTGCCGCAGGGGGTCCGCGACGGCGAGGTGCTGCACCTCGTGCCGGCCCGCGCGCAGTGGCCCGAGCTGGAGTACGACGACGTGGTCGAGGCGATCGCCGACGGCGCCCGGCGGCGCGGCGGGGCGTGGTCACCCGCCGCCACCCGGGCCGCCGCCCTCGCCGGGGCCGCCGTGCCGCTGGCCGTCGGGCTGCTCGCCGTGACGGCCGGCGGTCCGGCGTACGGGTCGGCCTGGCCGGCCGCCGCCGTGGTGGCGCTCCTGCTCACCCTCGCCGGGGTGGTGGCGTCCCGCGCCCACGCGGACGGGGCCGCCGGCGCGACCCTGGGCGGCTACGCCCTGCCGTACGCGGCGGCGGCGGGCGCCCTGGCGGTCAGCTCCGGCGATCCGGTCGGGCCGGTCCCGGGGCTGCGCTGGGTCGGCGCGCCCGAGCTGCTCGCCGGGTCGGTGGCGCTGCTGCTGGTGTCGGTGCTCGGGCTGGTCGGCGTCGCCACCCGGCTGCGGGTCTTCGTGGCGGGCGCCACCGCCGGGTTCGTGGGCGCGCTGGCGGCCCTCGGCGGACTGCTGCTCAGCCCGGCCGGCACGGCGGCGATTCTGCTCTGCGTGCTGGTCTTCGCCGTGGGGGCGGTGCCGCTGCTGGCCATCCGGCTCGGGAAGGTGCCGCTGCCCCCGATCACCCTGCCCACCGGCGAGCCGGGCGACGCCGACCGGGTCCGCGACCTGCCGGACCGGGACCGGGTCTACGCGGCGGTGGCCCGCACCGAGGAGATGCTCACCGGGATGCTGCTCGGGCACGCCGTGCTGGCGGTCGCCGCCGCGGTGGTGCTGGGCCTCTCCGGCGGGACGGCCGGCCGGCTGCTGGTGGCGGTGGCCGCGGCCGTGCTGTTGCTCCGCTCCCGGCTGTTCGTGTCCCTGCGCCATCGGGTGCCGACCGTCGTCGCCGGCCTCGCCGGGTACGCCGTGCTGGGCGCCGTGCTCGTCGGGCGCTCCGGCCCGACCGGCCGCCTCACGCTGGTCGTCGGCGGGCTGGCGCTGGCCCTGGTGGCGGTGGTCGCCGGCACCACGTACGCCCGCCGCCCGGTCTCCCCGTACGTCGGCCGGATCGCGGACCTGGCCGACACCGCCCTGGTGGTGTCGGTGGTGCCCGTCGCCTGCGCGGTGCTCGACCTGTACGAACGGGCCCGGGGGCTGCTCGGCTGA
- a CDS encoding zinc-dependent metalloprotease, with translation MAQFVDWDLAAATAGALSKSGPRVSYTEATDVVSDLRRLTDEAAGHVADYTGLRSQVSHPPVRVVDRRDWAATNIAGLREVITPLVGRLTKDKQPSALTEAIGSRVTGVQAGTVLAYLSGRVLGQYEVFSADPGQLLLVAPNIVEVERKLGADPRDFRLWVCLHEVTHRTQFTAVPWMRAYFLSEVQAFVDASSSGGEHLLERLRRGVATLSDAVKDPESRTSVLDIVQTPGQRAVLDRLTALMTLLEGHAEFVMDGVGPQVVPSVDRIRAAFNRRREAGNPLEKAIRRLLGIEVKMRQYAEGRKFVHGVVDRVGMAGFNKIFDSPLTLPRLEELGDPDAWVARVHGPVGPAPTAG, from the coding sequence ATGGCGCAGTTCGTGGACTGGGATCTGGCCGCCGCGACCGCGGGGGCGCTGAGCAAGTCGGGCCCCCGGGTTTCGTACACCGAGGCCACCGACGTGGTCAGTGACCTGCGGCGGTTGACCGACGAGGCGGCGGGGCACGTCGCGGACTACACGGGTCTCCGCTCGCAGGTGTCGCACCCGCCCGTGCGGGTGGTGGACCGGCGGGACTGGGCGGCGACCAACATCGCCGGGCTGCGCGAGGTGATCACCCCCCTGGTCGGCCGGCTCACCAAGGACAAGCAGCCAAGCGCGCTGACAGAGGCGATCGGCTCCCGGGTCACCGGCGTGCAGGCCGGCACCGTGCTGGCCTACCTCTCCGGCCGGGTCCTCGGCCAGTACGAGGTCTTCTCCGCCGACCCGGGGCAGTTGCTGCTGGTCGCGCCGAACATCGTCGAGGTGGAGCGCAAGCTCGGGGCCGACCCGCGCGACTTCCGGCTCTGGGTCTGCCTGCACGAGGTGACCCACCGCACCCAGTTCACCGCCGTGCCGTGGATGCGGGCGTACTTCCTCAGCGAGGTGCAGGCCTTCGTGGACGCGTCGTCCAGCGGCGGCGAGCACCTGCTGGAGCGGCTGCGCCGGGGCGTCGCCACGCTCTCGGACGCGGTGAAGGACCCGGAGAGCCGCACCAGCGTGCTGGACATCGTCCAGACCCCGGGGCAGCGGGCCGTGCTGGACCGGCTCACCGCGCTGATGACCCTGCTGGAGGGGCACGCCGAGTTCGTCATGGACGGCGTCGGCCCGCAGGTCGTCCCGAGCGTGGATCGGATCCGGGCGGCGTTCAACCGGCGCCGGGAGGCCGGCAACCCGCTGGAGAAGGCCATCCGCCGGCTGCTCGGCATCGAGGTCAAGATGCGTCAGTACGCCGAGGGCCGCAAGTTCGTGCACGGCGTCGTGGACCGGGTAGGCATGGCGGGCTTCAACAAGATCTTCGACTCGCCGCTCACCCTGCCCCGGCTGGAGGAGCTGGGAGACCCGGACGCCTGGGTGGCGCGGGTGCACGGGCCGGTCGGCCCGGCCCCGACCGCCGGCTGA